A genomic segment from uncultured Alistipes sp. encodes:
- a CDS encoding VOC family protein, whose amino-acid sequence MKIAHLALWTLHLEELRTFYIRYFDGVSNDKYTNPAKGFESYFIRFGEGCALELMRRSDISRKAERPHTGYCHMAFECAGREEVDTRTERLRNDGYRIVGEPRTTGDGFYESVIADPDGNLIELTYDNGR is encoded by the coding sequence ATGAAAATCGCACATCTCGCCCTCTGGACCCTCCACCTGGAGGAGTTGCGGACATTTTACATCCGTTACTTCGACGGGGTAAGCAACGACAAATACACGAATCCGGCCAAAGGGTTCGAATCCTATTTCATCCGCTTCGGAGAGGGGTGCGCCCTGGAACTGATGCGGAGGTCGGACATCAGCCGGAAGGCCGAGAGACCCCATACGGGCTATTGCCACATGGCATTCGAGTGTGCTGGCCGGGAGGAGGTCGACACGAGGACCGAACGCCTGCGGAACGACGGATACCGGATCGTCGGAGAGCCCCGAACAACCGGAGACGGCTTTTATGAGAGTGTTATTGCAGACCCGGACGGGAATCTAATCGAATTGACTTATGACAATGGACGCTAA